In Aminiphilus circumscriptus DSM 16581, the sequence GGCGGAACTCTTCGCCCGCCGGGGCGAGTCGGTGTTTCGCGCTTTCGAGGCGGAGGTGGTAAAGGAGCTTCTGCCGTTGCGAAACGTCGTGGTGGCCCTCGGCGGGGGTGTGCCGACGAATCGCGAACTGCGTTCCCTGCTCCTGGAGCGGGGATTTCTGGCCATGCTCTCCGTCTCGGCGCCCACGGCACTCTTCCGGGCGGGCACGTCCGGATCGCGCCCTTTGCTCGATCCGGAAAGAGCGGAGGTGCTTCTCGCCTCACGGTCGGAGGCCTACGCGTCGGGGCACGTGACGGTGGACACGGAGGAGCGCACCCCCCCGGAGGTGGCGACGGTCCTTCTGCACCTTCTCGAGGAAAAGGGAATTCTCGAAAAGAACGCTCTTTCCGGAAGGGGGCACGAGACGTTCCGGAAGACCGTTTCCGGAGCGCACGACGAAGAGCCCGCCGGGGTCTTCGTGGGAGAGGGGCTCCTCTCCCGGCTTTCCGAGCTGGTCCCGACCCTTCCGCCCGAGGGACCCTTCGTGGTGAGCGATCACCTTGTCGGCTCCCTCTTCGGCGGGAGCGTTCGACCTCTTCGGGGACTGCACCTCCTTCCCCGGGGGGAGGAGGCGAAAACCCTGGACCAGACGCGGTCGCTCTACGATGCCCTCGCGGAGGCCCGGATCGACCGAGGTGACTGCATCGCCGCCCTCGGCGGCGGCACCGTGGGGGATGCGGCGGGGTTCGCCGCCGCCACCTGGCTCCGGGGAATCGCCTTTCTCCAGTGTCCCACCACGCTGCTCGCCATGGTGGACAGCAGTCTGGGAGGCAAGGTGGGGGTGAACCTTCCCCAGGGCAAGAATCTCGTGGGAGCCTTCTATCCTCCCGTGGCGACCGTCATGGATGTGGCTACGCTGCGGACGCTCCCCGACGAGGACTTCCGCCAGGGTTTGGCCGAGGTCGTCAAGTACGGCATCGGCGAGGACCAGGACTTCCTCGGGGAACTCTCGGAGAAGCGGGAGGCGATCTCCCGACGCGATCCCGAGATCCTCGTCCGCCTTGTTCGGAAGTGTGCCCTGCTGAAGACCGCCGTGGTGGCCGAGGACGAGAAGGAAACGTCGGGTGTGCGAGCCCGTCTGAATCTCGGCCACACCATCGGACACGCCCTGGAGGGCGCGTCCGGTTATGCCTGGCGTCACGGCGACGCCGTTGCGGCGGGGCTCGTGGTCGCCCTGGAGATGGGAAAACGGCGCGGGACCTGCAGTACCGCCTTTGCGGAGACCGTGGCGGAACTGCTCCGCTTCTTCGGGCTCCCGAATCGTCCCGACCGCTCCTGGGAGGAACTGTTTCCCTTCCTCAACCGGGACAAGAAATTCCGCAGAGGGGTTCCTTGTCTGGTGCTTCCCCGGGAAGGCGGGACATGCACCCTGGAGGAATGTTCCCTCGAAGAGCTGCGGCAGGCCTACGAGGCCGTTTCCGGAGGAAGAGGCTCCGTCGCGTTCTCCTGATCGG encodes:
- the aroB gene encoding 3-dehydroquinate synthase yields the protein MKKERTETSPGTVPADSAAAAGCPGLSCPVFLGGFMASGKTTVGRLLAERLGVPFLDTDDLVERLAGLSVAELFARRGESVFRAFEAEVVKELLPLRNVVVALGGGVPTNRELRSLLLERGFLAMLSVSAPTALFRAGTSGSRPLLDPERAEVLLASRSEAYASGHVTVDTEERTPPEVATVLLHLLEEKGILEKNALSGRGHETFRKTVSGAHDEEPAGVFVGEGLLSRLSELVPTLPPEGPFVVSDHLVGSLFGGSVRPLRGLHLLPRGEEAKTLDQTRSLYDALAEARIDRGDCIAALGGGTVGDAAGFAAATWLRGIAFLQCPTTLLAMVDSSLGGKVGVNLPQGKNLVGAFYPPVATVMDVATLRTLPDEDFRQGLAEVVKYGIGEDQDFLGELSEKREAISRRDPEILVRLVRKCALLKTAVVAEDEKETSGVRARLNLGHTIGHALEGASGYAWRHGDAVAAGLVVALEMGKRRGTCSTAFAETVAELLRFFGLPNRPDRSWEELFPFLNRDKKFRRGVPCLVLPREGGTCTLEECSLEELRQAYEAVSGGRGSVAFS